One Streptomyces lincolnensis genomic region harbors:
- a CDS encoding TetR family transcriptional regulator, translating to MNGRDSSSPPSGSGARRRSDDTRDAILTAARERFAAEGYERATIRAIAKDAAIDPSMVMRYYGSKEGLFAAAVAVDLRMPDLGPLSRQDVGRVLVTHFLGMWEENEVLTALLRVGATHHAGAERMQGIFRDQVMPLARQVCPDPEQVPARAALTATQLLGLALTRYVLRLPPVVALAREEVVAWLAPTVQRYLTAPSP from the coding sequence ATGAACGGCCGTGACAGCAGCAGCCCCCCGTCCGGTTCCGGCGCGCGACGCCGCTCCGACGACACCCGTGACGCGATCCTCACCGCGGCCCGCGAGCGGTTCGCCGCTGAGGGATACGAGCGGGCCACCATCCGCGCGATCGCCAAGGACGCGGCCATCGACCCGTCGATGGTGATGCGCTACTACGGCAGCAAGGAGGGCCTGTTCGCGGCCGCCGTCGCCGTCGATCTGAGGATGCCGGACCTGGGTCCCCTGTCCCGGCAGGACGTGGGCCGGGTGCTGGTGACGCACTTCCTCGGCATGTGGGAGGAGAACGAGGTGCTGACCGCCCTGCTGCGGGTCGGTGCGACCCATCACGCGGGGGCGGAGCGGATGCAGGGCATCTTCCGGGACCAGGTGATGCCGCTCGCCCGGCAGGTGTGCCCGGATCCCGAGCAGGTGCCGGCGCGGGCGGCGCTCACGGCGACCCAGTTGCTCGGGCTCGCGTTGACCCGGTACGTGCTGCGGCTCCCGCCGGTCGTGGCGCTGGCCCGGGAGGAGGTCGTGGCGTGGCTGGCGCCCACGGTGCAGCGGTATCTGACCGCGCCGAGTCCCTGA